The genomic segment GGATTATTAAAGCCGTTATCTGAAATTAATGCGGAAACGAATCCTGATTATGTTCAATATGGGTTTATGGAGGGAGTACGGGAGTTATTGCTTGATTCTGTGCCTTCTGATTATGTGTTGACTGTAATTGATAAGGTATCGAACTATGTGGCGAAAAAACTGGGTTTATCGGTGGTGGATTTTGCGGCGGTTTTGAAGCATGAAGAACCTGTTAAAGATAGTGAGACGGCTGATCAAATTGGCTATTTTGCAACAGTTACGGCTCAAGTTTTAAGACGTTTGGGTGGGGAGTATGCGAAATTTGCTGATTCACTTGATGATCAGATTTTAGTTGATGCGAATGACCCCCCAACTGAGGAAATACAGTTAATACAATCATTGTTAGATGTTCGGGGTCAAAGTCAAGTTGTTAGAACTATTTTGCAAAATAATCAGCATTTAATCAATGAAAATTTTGTACAAACGATCAAGCAGCTTGCTACAATCATGTCCAGTGAAGGGAATGAAGATATTGCCCACTGGTTGCAAGATTTATCGGCAGAAGTTTTAGAAAATGTTGTTGAAACATCACCCTATTTAGAATTATTGCTGGAATTATTGCAAGCCATAGTCGATAGCAACAGCGATCCTCAAGTTGTTTATCCTATTTTGAGTCAGAATATTGATAAGCTAAATGACCAATTTGCTCAAGCTATGGATTCTTGGGCAAGAGCAAATTTACTAAATGTTGAGCAAGAAACTGCACAAGCTATTGCAGCAGCTATTGGAAACTTGAGTAACTCAATTCAGCAGTTTCCATTAGGAAATAGAGCAGATAACTTAGAGATTGCAATTGGTGGCTATTATATAGGATTAACGGTGTTTGAACGCTCAACCTATCCCCTATTATGGGCTAATCTCCAAAACAATTTAGGGGCTGTTTTCAGTGATCGCATCAAAGGAGAAAGGGCTGAAAATTTGGAACACGCAATCTTTGGTTATCAATCTGCTTTAGAAGTTCATACCCGTCATACATTTCCTGAAGATTGGGCAGCTACTCAAATGAATTTGGGAACTGTCTACTCTAGTCGGATTCGAGGAGAAAAGGCTGAGAATTTGGAATACGCGATCGCTTGTTATAAAAGAGTATTAACAGTCTATACCCGTACTGCTTTTCCTGAAAATTGGGCAAGTGTGCAAAATAATTTAGCGTCTGCTTATTCTGGTCGGATTATGGGGGAAAAGGCTGAGAACTTGGAAAACGCGATCGCTTCTTATTACGCTGCTTTAGAAATCTATACCCGTACTGCTTTTCCTGAAAATTGGGCAAGTGTTCAAAATAATTTAGCGTCTGCTTATTCTGGTCGGATTATGGGGGAAAAGGCTGAGAATTTGGAATACGCGATCGCTTGTTATGAAACTGCTTTAGAAATCTATACCCGTACTGCTTTTCCTCAAAATTGGGCAAGTGTCCTAAATAATCTAGGGTCTGTCTATTCTAATCGGATTAAAGGTGACAGGGCTGATAATTTGGAAAACGCGATCGCTTGTTATCAAGCTGCATTACAAGTCTATACCCGTGAATACTTTTTCCAAGATTGGGCAAGTGTGCAAAATAATTTAGGGTCTGCTTATTCTGGTCGGATTATGGGGGAAAGGACTGAGAATTTGGAACACGCGATCGCTTGTTATGAAGCTGCTTTAGAAATCTATACCCGTGAATACTTTTGCCAAAATTGGGCAAGTGTGCAAAATAATTTAGCTTCTGCTTATTCTGGTCGGATTAAAGGTGACAGGGCTGATAATTTGGAACAGGCAATCGCTCATTATGAAGCAGCATTAGAAATCTATACCCGTAATGCTTTTCCTGAAAATTGGGCAAGTGTCCTAAATAATTTAGCTTCTGCTTATTCTGGTCGGATTAAAGGTGACAGGGCTGATAATTTGGAACAGGCAATCGCTCATTATGAAGCAGCATTAGAAATCTATACCCGTAATGCTTTTCCTGAAAATTGGGCAAGTGTGCAAAATAATTTAGCGTCTGCTTATTCTGGTCGGATTAAAGGTGACAGGGCTAATAATTTGGAACACGCGATCGCTTGTTATCAAGCTGCATTAGAAGTATATACTCGTAACTTCTTTCCTCAAAACCATGCAGCAACCCTCTTTAATTTAGGAGTTGCCTATCAAAACGTATATAGTTTTCAAAACGCCTATAACACTTTCGCACAAGCCATTGATACAGTGGAATCTCTGCGAAGTGAAATTTCATCGGGTTATGAATCAAGAATAAAAATTAATGAAGAGTGGAGTAAACTTTATACAAAAATAGTAGAAGTTTGCCTAGAATTGCGTAACTATACTAGCGCTATTGAATATGCAGACCGTAGTAAAGCCCGTAACCTTGTCGAACTTATCGCCACCCGTGACGCATACCCTAAAGTCGAAATGCCCCGCTTTAGCCAAATTAAAAGAGTATTAGACCAAGAAACAGCCATTATAGAATGGTATATCTTAGAGAATGAATTTGTCACGTTTATCATCACTGCTCAAACTCAGTCGCCTATTGTCTGGAGATCATCTAAGGAAGACCTAAACAATCTGCTTGAGTTTAGCCAAAAATACTTCTCTGCTTATAGGGAAAAAGATTGGCAAGATAAGTTAGAAAATTCTCTACATGAACTATCTCAAATATTGCATTTAGATGAAATTTTAAATCAAATGTTAACTTGTCAGCGACTTTGCCTAATTCCTCATAGATACCTGCATAATTTTCCTCTTCATGCTTTACCTGTTTCCACACGATACCTTGAAAGTCAGTCTTTACTAGAACTTTTTCCTAAAGGGATTCAATATGCACCCAATTGGCCACTTTTGAGAGATACAGCCAATCGTGTGCGACCGAATTTTACTAACTTATTTGCTATTCAAAATCCTTCAGAAGATCTTGTATTTACTGACATGGAAGTAGAAAATATCCAACAATATTTTTCTAATTCGACAGTTTTACGAGGTCGTAATGCCACAAAAGAAGCAGTGATAAACTCAAAGCAACTATCATTTGCTGATTGTCTTCATATTTCTGGACATAGTTTTTTTAATTTTCAATCACCTTGGGATTCTGCAATTATTCTAGCTGATGCAGAAGAAAGTTCAGATGAAAGTCAGGTTAATCTAAGAAATAGCTATCCACGTTTCAATCTTACAAAAGTTTTAACTATTGCTGAAATTTTCAAACTCAATCTTTCTCAATGTCGTTTAGTCACTCTCTCTGCTTGTGAAACAGCTTTAGTCGATATTTCCAGTTATATTGATGAATATGTGAGTTTTCAGTCAGCTTTTTTATTGGCGGGTGCTAAAACTGTAATTGGTAGTCTATGGGTTCCAAGTGATTGTTCTACAGCTATTTTAATGATTAAATTTTATCAAAATTTATCTCAAGGTTTAACTATATCATCTGCATTAGTTCAAGCTCAAATATGGCTCAAGAATATCACAGTTGTTGAATTACAAGAGTGGACTGAGAAGTTAGATATAACTGGCAGACATCGGATGAATTCATACCAATGGATGCGAGAATTGAAAGAAATCATAGGTGATAATAAATGCCCTTTTGCTAATCCTTATCACTGGGCAGCTTTCACAGTTACAGGTGCGCTGGAGTAATCGAGCATTTCTCCGATGGAAACCTAAATAAACAGAAACCCGATTTCTAGGGCTTTGGTTTCTCGGCTGAGTTAGTTTTTGAATTGAAGCGATCGCCCAAAAATTACAAGCGCACCGAGAAACCGGGTTTCTGCGATCGCTTTTTCTGAATAACAGAAATATTGCGGAAGAAACCCGGTTTCTGAGTTTCTATAAACAGTGATAGAATTAGGGAAACTACGATTATCTTGTACCTAAAGGTTATTTAAGCCATGACGGAAATCATTTTCCTAGTAGAATCTGATGTTGAAGGGGGGTATATTGCCCAAGCATTAGGGGAATCAATTATTACCCAAGCTGATGATTTAGAAAGCTTAAAACAAGAAATAAAAGATGCTGTGCACTGTCATTTTATTGATGAAACCTTACGTCCTAAGATCATCCGACTGCATATTGTTCAGGAAGAGGTAATTGCTTCATGAAATTACCCAGAGATTTATCAGGTCAAGATTTAGTAAAAGCCCTCAGAAGTTTGGGTTATGAAGTCAGCCATCAAACCGGGAGCCATATTCGATTAACCACACAAGAACAGGGAGAACATCACATTACTATTCCGGCTCATAATCCTTTAAAAGTTGGTACATTGAATGCAATTTTAAAAAATGTGGCTAATCACTTAAAGTTAGAGCGAGAAGAATTAATCAGTCTATTATTTGATTAATTAATTAACCCTAGTCTTGATACTCGTAAAAGTCGCTATTATCAACATCAACAAATTCAGTCAAATCGCTTCTTTCTGCATAGTAAGGACGCATGATTTCAGCCACATCTTTTAAACTGAGTTTTTCAGTTTTTTCCATTTCTATATCCGCATCATCTTGATGGGAAGCGATCGCCCGATCTATTTCTAGTTTATGGGTTTCATAATAAGCCTGTACTGCGGTCAAATCCATTAAAGTTAACATCGGGAAATTTTGGATTATTTCTTGATAATCCGCTCCTTGCTGTTGTAAAGAAATTACCGTCCATACAGGTATTCTCGTATAACGAATACAAGCATGACCACCACAGACTCCTGCTGTTTTTTGAATGATTCTCGCTTGCAATTTATCTTGCAATAAGACATATTCTTCAATCTCTAAAGAATCAATTAATTGCACTAAGGAATCGATTAATTTACTGTTCATTTTTCTATAAATTGGTTACTTGTTCGCTATGTCTATCGCATTGTTAATAATCAATATACTAAGGACAAATAAATCTAATCTGACCATTGAATTAAAATACTATATTGATCTTATCACAATCAACCAAATAAGATAGTACAATAGAATCATCCCCAACCACAACGAATCAGATGACTCTTACAACCCAACGCTTTACCCTAGAAGAGTATCTTAACTACGATGACGGCACAGATAGTCTCTATGAATTAGTCAACGGAGAATTGGTTTCTATGGCATTAGGAACTGGACAACATGGTGAAGTTATCGATTTTCTAAATACTCAGTTTCGTAACGAGATTGCTAGAATAGGACGAGATTGGGTATCTAAACAAATGGTGATCGGTGTTCAATCTCCTCGTGGTGATCGCTGGGATACGGTTCGCATTCCTGATGTTGTGATTATTCCTAAAGAACAGTGGCGGAATTTGCAAAACTGCGAGGCTGTTATTCGTTTAAATGAAGCACCCCCGCTTTTAGTGGTAGAAGTTGTTAGCACTTCAACTAAAAGTGTTGACTATCGGGCTAAACGGGCTGAATATTCTGTTTTAAATATTCCTGAATATTGGATCGTTGATCCATTACAATCTAAAATTACTGTTTTTACGCTTTCTGAAGGATGGTATGATGAAGTTATTTTTATAGAAAGCGATCGCCTCATTTCTCCGACTTTTGCTGAACTAAATCTAACTGTTAATCAAATTTTTATTAGTGAAATTTAAAGTAGTAAGCCCTTCAGGGCTTTGAGGCGTGAACACCTCACTACCAAGTAGTAAGCCCTTCAGGGCTTTGAGGCGTGAACGCCTCACTACGAGGTAGTAAGCCCTTCAGGGCTTTGAGGCGTGAACGCCTCACTACCAAGTAGTAAGCCCTTCAGGGCTTTGAGGCGTGAACACCTCACTACCAAGTAGTAAGCCCTTCAGGGCTTTGAGGCGTGAACACCTCACTACCAAGTAGTAAGCCCTTCAGGGCTATACGTGAACGCCTCACTACGAAGGGTTAAAGGTTTAGTCTTTTGTCCATTCGGTGTGGAAGAATTCACCTCTGGGTTTATCTGTGCGTTCATAGGTATGAGCACCAAAATAATCCCGTTGAGCTTGGGTTAAATTCAAAGGTAAAGTAGCCCGTCGATAACTATCAAAATAGTCTAAGGACGCACTAAAAGCGGGAACTGGAATTCCAAATTGATTCGCCAAAACTAACACTTCCCGCCAAGCTTCTTGACGATCTAAAATCGTCTGTTTAAATTCCGGTGCTAATAACAAATTCGGTAAGTCAGGATTTTCGCCAAAGGCTGTTTTAATTTTATTCAAAAATCCAGCCCGAATAATACAGCCTCCTTTCCAAATTCGCGCCATTTCACCGAGATCTAAATTGTACCCAAACTCCTTAGAAGCAGCGCTTAATAACGCCATTCCTTGAGCATAGGAACAGATTTTAGAACAATACAACGCATCCCGAATTTTATTCACTAAACTGGCAATATCTCCTTGATATTCACCCGTTGGCCCCGGTAATTCCACAGAGGCGGCGACCCGTTCATCTTTATAGGAAGAAATAATCCGGCTATTGACCGCAGCGATAATAGTTGGAATAGAAACTCCTAACTCTAACGCACTCATTACTGTCCAACGTCCGGTGCCTTTTTGTCCAGCAGCATCGACAATTAAATCAACTAACGGTAAACCCGTTTCAGGATCAATTTTTTTGAAAATATCCGCCGTAATTTCAATTAAAAAAGAATTGAGTTCGTCGGTGGTATTCCATTCTGCAAAGACTTCATGAAGTTGAGCCGCATTCAACCCCGCTACATTTTTCAGCAAATCATAGGCCTCTGCAATTAACTGCATATCCCCATATTCAATGCCGTTATGCACCATTTTAACGTAGTGACCCGCCCCACCTGGCCCAATAAAGGTGACACAGGGGCCATCATCCACCTGGGCAGCAATTTTCGTTAAAATCGGTTCTAATTCTTTATAGGATGCTTCCGTCCCTCCCGGCATCAAGCTTGGCCCCCAGAGGGCACCTTCTTCGCCACCACTAACTCCCATCCCCACAAACCCTAAACCTGTGGCTTCTAGTTCCTTTGTGCGGCGTTCAGTGTCTTCATAGAGGGAGTTACCCCCATCAATAATCATGTCATCTTGATCCAGCAACGGTTTAAGCTGATCAATGACTGCATCAACGGGTTTCCCGGCTTTCACCATCACCAAAATGCGGCGTGGGCGTTCTAAAGATTGGACAAATTCTTCCAGGGTATAAGCAGCTTTGACATTTTTTCCTTGCGCCCGTTGCTGCATAAACTCATCGGTTTTTGCTCCGGTGCGGTTATAAACTGCGATCGGAAACCCATTGCGCTCGACGTTCAGCGCCAGGTTTTCACCCATGACGGCTAGACCAATTACACCAAATTTTTGCAGTGCCATAGATTTCTATTGACTGTAATATTGTGGGTTACTGAGTGCAGTAATCTTCTTACCTTAGCGTTGATTTTACTGAGTGTATAATTTAAGTCAGATTTTTTTAAAGATTGAGTATACAAAATTTTAGTGCAGCTTGATGGAACCAATGGAAGAATTACAGTATCTTGCCACTTGGGTTAAGGAACAACACGCCCAAGAATATATCCTAACCTGGTTATTAACTCAACCGGGTGTTTGGTGGTCGAATGGGGAAGTTTACCAAGCCATTTTACAAAAATCGGGGAAACGATTGAAAGAATTTGTCAAGAAAAGCAAACAAGGGGATTTGTTTCAAGGGATTGCTGATAAAATTGTCAGTGATGAAAGTTGGGATCAAATTGCTGAAAGTTTAGCTCG from the Planktothrix sp. FACHB-1365 genome contains:
- a CDS encoding SAV_2336 N-terminal domain-related protein, which codes for MINQLITALSQELELSAEEIADTIWLALQIDQFSSEDIVPTQPPLKSGELEQQSLKESDPPQPPLKSRELDHPETVKNQSPEEQKAGIYPRNQQQTSKTSGLSLKVPDASSLREPLILARAFKPLMRRVASGQKWVLDEVATTEQIAEKGIWIPVLRPTLEPWLDLELVIDESISMQIWRQTIKELEKLLKNYGIFRDVRVWGLMTNDNQQIQIRRGIGATTKNQSPRSPKELIDPSGRHLVLVVSDCVSSLWRNGKVTPVLELWAKQGSMAILQMLPKWMWKRTALGKASEVKLQGLNPGVFNQNLIAQKVSLWDELDGGVKVPVFTLEPDKAGNWAQMLAGKGSIWVSGYVFKLGTISVKNESELLNLAPDFSAEYRVQGFRVTASPMARKLAGLLASAPVITLPIVRLIQETFLKDSLQVNVAEVFLGGLLKPLSEINAETNPDYVQYGFMEGVRELLLDSVPSDYVLTVIDKVSNYVAKKLGLSVVDFAAVLKHEEPVKDSETADQIGYFATVTAQVLRRLGGEYAKFADSLDDQILVDANDPPTEEIQLIQSLLDVRGQSQVVRTILQNNQHLINENFVQTIKQLATIMSSEGNEDIAHWLQDLSAEVLENVVETSPYLELLLELLQAIVDSNSDPQVVYPILSQNIDKLNDQFAQAMDSWARANLLNVEQETAQAIAAAIGNLSNSIQQFPLGNRADNLEIAIGGYYIGLTVFERSTYPLLWANLQNNLGAVFSDRIKGERAENLEHAIFGYQSALEVHTRHTFPEDWAATQMNLGTVYSSRIRGEKAENLEYAIACYKRVLTVYTRTAFPENWASVQNNLASAYSGRIMGEKAENLENAIASYYAALEIYTRTAFPENWASVQNNLASAYSGRIMGEKAENLEYAIACYETALEIYTRTAFPQNWASVLNNLGSVYSNRIKGDRADNLENAIACYQAALQVYTREYFFQDWASVQNNLGSAYSGRIMGERTENLEHAIACYEAALEIYTREYFCQNWASVQNNLASAYSGRIKGDRADNLEQAIAHYEAALEIYTRNAFPENWASVLNNLASAYSGRIKGDRADNLEQAIAHYEAALEIYTRNAFPENWASVQNNLASAYSGRIKGDRANNLEHAIACYQAALEVYTRNFFPQNHAATLFNLGVAYQNVYSFQNAYNTFAQAIDTVESLRSEISSGYESRIKINEEWSKLYTKIVEVCLELRNYTSAIEYADRSKARNLVELIATRDAYPKVEMPRFSQIKRVLDQETAIIEWYILENEFVTFIITAQTQSPIVWRSSKEDLNNLLEFSQKYFSAYREKDWQDKLENSLHELSQILHLDEILNQMLTCQRLCLIPHRYLHNFPLHALPVSTRYLESQSLLELFPKGIQYAPNWPLLRDTANRVRPNFTNLFAIQNPSEDLVFTDMEVENIQQYFSNSTVLRGRNATKEAVINSKQLSFADCLHISGHSFFNFQSPWDSAIILADAEESSDESQVNLRNSYPRFNLTKVLTIAEIFKLNLSQCRLVTLSACETALVDISSYIDEYVSFQSAFLLAGAKTVIGSLWVPSDCSTAILMIKFYQNLSQGLTISSALVQAQIWLKNITVVELQEWTEKLDITGRHRMNSYQWMRELKEIIGDNKCPFANPYHWAAFTVTGALE
- a CDS encoding 2-oxoisovalerate dehydrogenase E1 subunit beta, whose amino-acid sequence is MTEIIFLVESDVEGGYIAQALGESIITQADDLESLKQEIKDAVHCHFIDETLRPKIIRLHIVQEEVIAS
- a CDS encoding type II toxin-antitoxin system HicA family toxin, translated to MKLPRDLSGQDLVKALRSLGYEVSHQTGSHIRLTTQEQGEHHITIPAHNPLKVGTLNAILKNVANHLKLEREELISLLFD
- a CDS encoding DUF433 domain-containing protein — translated: MNSKLIDSLVQLIDSLEIEEYVLLQDKLQARIIQKTAGVCGGHACIRYTRIPVWTVISLQQQGADYQEIIQNFPMLTLMDLTAVQAYYETHKLEIDRAIASHQDDADIEMEKTEKLSLKDVAEIMRPYYAERSDLTEFVDVDNSDFYEYQD
- a CDS encoding Uma2 family endonuclease, which gives rise to MTLTTQRFTLEEYLNYDDGTDSLYELVNGELVSMALGTGQHGEVIDFLNTQFRNEIARIGRDWVSKQMVIGVQSPRGDRWDTVRIPDVVIIPKEQWRNLQNCEAVIRLNEAPPLLVVEVVSTSTKSVDYRAKRAEYSVLNIPEYWIVDPLQSKITVFTLSEGWYDEVIFIESDRLISPTFAELNLTVNQIFISEI
- the gnd gene encoding decarboxylating NADP(+)-dependent phosphogluconate dehydrogenase, which gives rise to MALQKFGVIGLAVMGENLALNVERNGFPIAVYNRTGAKTDEFMQQRAQGKNVKAAYTLEEFVQSLERPRRILVMVKAGKPVDAVIDQLKPLLDQDDMIIDGGNSLYEDTERRTKELEATGLGFVGMGVSGGEEGALWGPSLMPGGTEASYKELEPILTKIAAQVDDGPCVTFIGPGGAGHYVKMVHNGIEYGDMQLIAEAYDLLKNVAGLNAAQLHEVFAEWNTTDELNSFLIEITADIFKKIDPETGLPLVDLIVDAAGQKGTGRWTVMSALELGVSIPTIIAAVNSRIISSYKDERVAASVELPGPTGEYQGDIASLVNKIRDALYCSKICSYAQGMALLSAASKEFGYNLDLGEMARIWKGGCIIRAGFLNKIKTAFGENPDLPNLLLAPEFKQTILDRQEAWREVLVLANQFGIPVPAFSASLDYFDSYRRATLPLNLTQAQRDYFGAHTYERTDKPRGEFFHTEWTKD